One window of Streptomyces sp. NBC_00273 genomic DNA carries:
- the ltrA gene encoding group II intron reverse transcriptase/maturase, with the protein MRQTVPTAGRTSKVNGLQGEPLDWHGIDWASTEENVRRLRQRIFKATQEGDLKKVRNLQKLLLRSRSNTLLSVKRVTQQSKGRKTAGIDRERALTPQARARMAVDIDQQTQPWRAKPVKRVYIPKSNGKQRPLGIPVMRDRVVQARVKNALEPEWEARFESRSYGFRPGRGCHDAIQAIFSTAKGKTAKRQWVLDADLAAAFDRIDHDRLLDGVGGFPARELVRQWLKAGVVDDGRFTRTDEGTPQGGVISPLLLNIALHGMEQAAGVRFATRKGTVMWAAKGTPILVRYADDFAVFCTSKEEAETVKSRLGDWLEPRGLRFNEEKTRILHLSEGFDFLGFNVRRHGDSLIITPSKDAVKRIRNRLRSEMQALLGQSITVVLRRLSPIVRGWSAYYRTVVSSKTFSALDSYVWTLTYKWAKRTHPKKSKHWIVNKYFGRLNRSKNNNWVFGDRTTGAHLPKFAWTSIRRHQLVKGNSSPDDPALHDYWNQRRRTRTPPPMDKISLTLAARQKGVCPLCGQALIAGAEYEPESPREWIDWFDAMKKRLHKHHFAYRRDGGSDEVKNLRLVHSECHQQLHARDGGNKKQIL; encoded by the coding sequence ATGCGACAGACAGTCCCTACTGCCGGCCGCACCTCCAAAGTGAACGGACTGCAGGGCGAACCACTGGACTGGCACGGCATCGACTGGGCCAGCACTGAGGAAAACGTACGGCGCCTGAGACAACGGATCTTCAAAGCGACACAGGAAGGGGACCTCAAGAAGGTCCGCAATCTGCAAAAGCTCCTGCTGCGGAGCCGCAGTAACACACTCCTGAGCGTGAAACGGGTAACGCAGCAGAGCAAGGGCCGCAAGACGGCAGGCATCGACAGGGAACGAGCACTCACCCCCCAGGCGCGAGCTCGCATGGCGGTCGACATCGACCAGCAAACCCAGCCCTGGAGAGCCAAACCTGTCAAACGGGTCTACATCCCGAAGAGCAATGGAAAGCAACGCCCGCTCGGAATCCCGGTCATGCGCGACCGAGTAGTCCAGGCGCGTGTAAAGAACGCGCTGGAACCCGAGTGGGAAGCCCGGTTCGAATCACGATCCTACGGATTTCGACCAGGCCGCGGATGCCACGACGCCATCCAGGCGATCTTCAGCACCGCGAAGGGCAAGACGGCCAAACGTCAGTGGGTACTCGACGCCGACCTGGCCGCAGCGTTCGACCGCATCGACCACGACCGCCTACTCGACGGCGTCGGCGGCTTCCCCGCCAGGGAACTCGTCCGCCAGTGGCTGAAGGCAGGCGTGGTCGATGACGGACGCTTCACTCGCACCGATGAGGGAACACCTCAAGGCGGAGTGATCAGCCCCTTGCTGCTCAACATTGCACTTCACGGAATGGAGCAAGCCGCAGGTGTTCGGTTCGCAACCCGCAAAGGAACAGTGATGTGGGCCGCGAAAGGGACGCCGATCCTGGTGCGTTACGCCGACGACTTTGCCGTGTTCTGCACGAGCAAGGAGGAAGCTGAGACGGTCAAGTCGCGGCTTGGCGATTGGCTTGAACCCCGAGGTCTTCGCTTCAACGAGGAGAAGACGCGAATCCTTCACCTTTCCGAAGGGTTCGACTTCCTCGGCTTCAACGTCCGACGCCATGGCGACAGCCTGATCATTACGCCCAGCAAGGATGCGGTAAAGAGGATCCGGAATCGACTGCGCTCCGAGATGCAAGCTCTCCTCGGACAGAGCATCACAGTCGTACTCCGCAGGCTATCCCCGATCGTCAGGGGCTGGTCTGCGTACTACCGGACGGTGGTATCCAGCAAGACGTTCTCAGCGCTGGACAGTTACGTGTGGACGCTCACCTACAAGTGGGCCAAGCGCACCCACCCGAAGAAGTCGAAGCACTGGATCGTCAATAAGTACTTCGGCAGACTCAACCGGTCCAAGAACAATAACTGGGTTTTCGGTGACCGCACCACAGGTGCACATCTTCCCAAGTTCGCCTGGACCAGCATCAGAAGGCATCAGTTAGTCAAGGGGAACTCGTCACCTGATGATCCCGCGCTCCACGACTACTGGAATCAGCGTCGCAGGACGCGCACACCTCCGCCAATGGACAAGATCAGCCTTACTCTGGCAGCCCGTCAGAAAGGAGTCTGTCCTCTCTGCGGTCAGGCGCTCATCGCTGGAGCAGAATACGAGCCGGAAAGTCCACGCGAGTGGATCGACTGGTTCGACGCGATGAAGAAGCGGTTGCACAAACACCACTTCGCCTACCGACGAGACGGCGGATCTGATGAAGTAAAGAATCTTCGACTCGTTCACTCCGAATGCCATCAGCAGCTTCATGCAAGAGATGGCGGCAACAAAAAGCAGATTCTGTGA
- a CDS encoding beta-galactosidase encodes MPAAARAISGSQTVTYDGYSMMIDGKRTYIWSGEFHYNRLPSPDLWRDTLQKLKAAGFNTVSIYFDWAYHSPKPGVYDFSGIRDVDKLLDMAAQEGVYVIARPGPYINAELDSGGFPAWVDTLPGSARSTDPAYLAAADEWLNHIDPILARHQLTNGTGSIIAYQIENEYYRNNDDGRAYMAHLEKAARDHGITVPLTGNHNQAFATGPGAVDIDAVDSYPQGFNCSNPTQWRDLPNIAGYPRAPGSPLFTAEFQGGSFDPWGGPGYDKCHQLTGADFANVFYKNNLAVGATMQNLYMAYGGTSWGWQADPNMVYTSYDYGAAISEPRQLTDKYQQIKLIGSFLRTAQSLNKTDQVANAAPSTQDVVQTVRRNPDDGTQFHFLRQADVKSTGTVNAHIAVDLTKGAYTFDDQDSRLAYSAGWTHVGAEQDYAKNDYRQTESWADTAGASVSVPFTGKSVRWIASTAPNHGLADVYIDGTKVATVDGYSTTVVPQQVQFSANDLSDAAHTLKIVATGQKNASASGAFVAVDAVDEPTGATRNYPSVPQQAGTAITLAGRESKTLVAGYQLGASRLQYSTSELMTSTTIGGRDLAVLYGGQGQSGETVLNFPTKPTVKVLSGNVPFTWNATTGDLRLNYQHSGLARVLVTGGERPLLLLIGDTATAKTFWQAQSAAGPVLVRGSSLLRGATTAADGTLALTGDSATAGAVEVFAGSFAKTTWNGRALALTTTSSGSGTGRLKAPTAVSLPALTGWKKSAENPEAQPGFDDSTWTVADKLTSQSTTTPDTLPVLFTDEYGFHYGDVWYRAHFKGMPGTNAVDLSAITGPAGIYSVWLNGTFLGSTDDRHHRFAFPAGSLKDGADNVLSVLLENSGHNEDWTANDSHKQARGLTGAAFVGAPTTAVTWRIQGSRGGETLIDPARGPMNTGGLYGERSGWSLPGFPDTTWSPVTLPTNSTTPGVTWYRTSANLDLPAGQDTSVGLRITDDPSRHYRALIFVNGWQLGRYINNLGPQHSFPIPNGILNPNGANSIALAVWNADGTTGGLGAVSLESYGTQLSPLTTGQVAAPQYQAATYASASPNAKLALAAPEHLAPAEQTTVTATLAVPAGVTSATATDITLRAPTGWTVTPATAVADATVAPGTSVTATYQVTAPAGTLPQFSALTAAADFQQGGVRHLADTRKVLPATAVEPPTADTAVSALPFYYSANGWGPVERNTSNGEAGAGDGRTLSLNGKTFATGLGTHASSVVGLNLDGHCTRLTATVGIDDEVDHGSVAFSVRADGRTLTTTTVRTHATGPTTLDVDITGAKVLELVAADGGDDTGKDHADWAAAQLHCS; translated from the coding sequence ATGCCGGCTGCCGCTCGCGCGATCAGCGGCTCCCAGACGGTGACCTATGACGGCTACTCGATGATGATCGACGGGAAGCGCACCTACATCTGGAGCGGTGAGTTCCACTACAACCGGTTGCCCAGTCCGGACCTGTGGCGGGACACGCTGCAGAAGTTGAAGGCGGCAGGCTTCAACACCGTCTCCATCTACTTCGACTGGGCCTACCACTCGCCCAAGCCCGGTGTGTACGACTTCAGCGGCATCCGCGACGTCGACAAGTTGCTGGACATGGCTGCGCAGGAGGGCGTCTACGTGATAGCCCGGCCCGGCCCGTACATCAACGCCGAGCTCGACAGCGGCGGATTCCCGGCCTGGGTCGACACCCTGCCGGGTTCGGCGCGCAGCACCGACCCCGCGTATCTGGCCGCGGCGGACGAGTGGCTGAACCACATCGACCCGATCCTGGCTCGCCACCAGCTCACCAACGGGACCGGATCGATCATCGCTTACCAGATCGAGAACGAGTACTACAGGAACAACGACGACGGCCGGGCCTACATGGCCCACCTGGAGAAGGCCGCGCGGGACCACGGAATCACCGTGCCGCTCACCGGTAACCACAACCAAGCGTTCGCCACCGGTCCGGGGGCGGTGGACATCGACGCCGTGGACTCCTACCCGCAGGGGTTCAACTGCTCCAACCCCACGCAGTGGAGGGACCTGCCGAACATCGCCGGCTACCCCCGCGCGCCCGGCTCCCCGCTGTTCACCGCGGAGTTCCAGGGCGGGTCCTTCGACCCGTGGGGTGGCCCCGGATACGACAAGTGCCACCAGCTGACCGGCGCCGACTTCGCCAACGTCTTCTACAAGAACAACCTCGCCGTCGGGGCGACCATGCAGAACCTCTACATGGCCTACGGCGGTACCTCCTGGGGCTGGCAGGCCGACCCCAACATGGTCTACACCTCCTACGACTACGGTGCGGCGATCAGCGAGCCCCGCCAGCTCACCGACAAGTACCAGCAGATCAAGCTGATCGGCTCCTTCCTCCGGACCGCACAGTCGTTGAACAAGACCGACCAGGTGGCCAACGCCGCCCCGAGCACCCAGGACGTGGTGCAGACGGTCCGCCGGAACCCGGACGACGGAACGCAGTTCCATTTCCTGCGGCAGGCGGACGTCAAGTCCACCGGCACCGTCAACGCGCACATCGCGGTCGACCTGACCAAGGGCGCCTACACTTTCGACGACCAGGACAGTCGCCTCGCCTACAGCGCGGGCTGGACCCATGTCGGCGCCGAGCAGGACTACGCGAAGAACGACTACCGCCAGACCGAGTCCTGGGCCGACACCGCCGGCGCGAGCGTCTCGGTACCGTTCACCGGCAAGTCGGTCCGCTGGATCGCATCGACCGCACCCAACCACGGCCTGGCCGACGTCTACATCGACGGCACCAAGGTGGCCACCGTGGACGGCTACTCGACCACGGTCGTGCCGCAGCAGGTGCAGTTCTCGGCGAACGACCTGTCCGACGCCGCACACACCCTGAAGATCGTCGCAACCGGGCAGAAGAACGCCTCGGCCTCCGGCGCCTTCGTCGCGGTCGACGCCGTCGACGAGCCGACGGGGGCCACGCGAAACTACCCGTCCGTCCCGCAGCAGGCGGGAACCGCGATCACGCTGGCGGGGAGGGAGTCCAAGACCCTCGTGGCCGGCTACCAGCTCGGCGCGAGCCGGCTGCAGTACTCCACCTCGGAGCTGATGACCAGCACCACCATCGGCGGCCGTGACCTGGCGGTGCTCTACGGCGGCCAGGGGCAGTCCGGCGAGACGGTGCTCAACTTCCCGACGAAGCCGACCGTGAAGGTGCTGAGCGGGAACGTGCCGTTCACCTGGAACGCGACCACCGGTGACCTGCGGCTGAACTACCAGCACTCCGGCCTGGCCCGGGTGCTCGTCACGGGCGGAGAGCGACCGCTGCTGCTGCTGATCGGGGATACCGCAACCGCCAAGACGTTCTGGCAGGCCCAGAGCGCGGCCGGCCCCGTGCTGGTACGCGGCAGTTCGCTGCTGCGCGGCGCCACCACCGCCGCCGACGGCACGCTGGCACTCACCGGCGACTCCGCCACCGCCGGCGCTGTCGAGGTCTTCGCCGGCTCCTTCGCGAAGACCACCTGGAACGGCCGTGCCCTCGCCCTGACGACCACGTCGAGCGGCTCGGGAACGGGCCGGCTCAAGGCCCCGACCGCGGTCTCCCTGCCCGCACTGACCGGCTGGAAGAAGTCCGCCGAGAATCCCGAGGCGCAGCCGGGCTTCGACGACAGCACCTGGACGGTCGCGGACAAGCTCACCTCCCAGAGCACGACCACCCCGGACACGCTCCCGGTGCTGTTCACCGACGAGTACGGCTTCCACTACGGCGACGTCTGGTACCGGGCGCACTTCAAGGGCATGCCCGGTACCAACGCCGTGGACCTGTCCGCGATCACCGGCCCCGCCGGCATCTACTCGGTCTGGCTGAACGGCACCTTCCTGGGCAGCACCGATGACCGCCACCACCGGTTCGCCTTCCCCGCCGGCAGCCTCAAGGACGGCGCGGACAACGTGCTCTCGGTGCTGCTGGAGAACTCCGGCCACAACGAGGACTGGACGGCCAACGACTCCCACAAGCAGGCACGCGGCCTGACCGGTGCCGCTTTCGTCGGCGCACCGACCACCGCGGTCACCTGGCGCATCCAGGGCAGCCGCGGCGGGGAGACCCTGATCGACCCGGCCCGCGGCCCGATGAACACCGGAGGCCTTTACGGCGAGCGTTCCGGCTGGTCGCTGCCCGGCTTCCCCGACACCACGTGGTCACCCGTCACCCTGCCGACCAACAGCACCACCCCGGGCGTCACCTGGTACCGCACCTCGGCGAACCTCGACCTCCCCGCGGGCCAGGACACCTCGGTGGGGCTGCGTATCACCGACGACCCGTCACGCCACTACCGGGCACTGATCTTCGTCAACGGCTGGCAGCTCGGCCGGTACATCAACAACCTCGGCCCGCAGCACAGCTTCCCGATCCCCAACGGCATCCTCAACCCCAACGGTGCCAACTCCATCGCCCTCGCGGTCTGGAACGCCGACGGCACCACCGGCGGCCTGGGCGCCGTTTCCCTGGAGTCCTACGGCACCCAGCTCTCCCCGCTCACGACAGGCCAGGTGGCCGCCCCCCAGTACCAGGCCGCCACCTACGCGTCCGCCTCCCCGAATGCCAAGCTGGCGCTCGCCGCACCGGAGCACCTCGCGCCGGCCGAGCAGACCACCGTCACCGCCACGCTGGCCGTGCCGGCCGGCGTCACTTCCGCCACCGCGACCGACATCACCCTGCGGGCACCGACCGGCTGGACCGTCACCCCGGCGACGGCGGTCGCCGATGCCACGGTGGCCCCGGGCACGTCGGTCACCGCGACCTATCAGGTCACCGCCCCCGCAGGCACCCTGCCGCAGTTCTCCGCACTCACCGCAGCGGCTGACTTCCAGCAGGGCGGCGTGAGGCACCTGGCCGACACCCGTAAGGTCCTTCCGGCCACCGCGGTAGAGCCCCCGACCGCCGACACCGCCGTCAGCGCCCTGCCGTTCTACTACTCGGCCAACGGCTGGGGTCCGGTGGAGCGGAACACGAGCAACGGCGAGGCCGGCGCCGGAGACGGGCGAACACTCTCACTCAACGGCAAGACCTTTGCCACGGGCCTGGGAACGCACGCATCAAGTGTGGTGGGGCTGAATCTGGACGGCCACTGCACCCGGCTGACCGCTACGGTGGGCATCGACGACGAGGTCGACCACGGCTCGGTGGCCTTCTCGGTCCGCGCCGACGGCCGCACCCTGACGACCACCACCGTACGCACCCACGCCACCGGCCCGACGACGCTGGACGTCGACATCACCGGCGCCAAGGTGCTGGAACTGGTGGCCGCCGACGGCGGTGACGACACGGGCAAGGACCACGCCGACTGGGCCGCCGCACAGTTGCACTGCAGCTGA
- a CDS encoding NAD(P)/FAD-dependent oxidoreductase has translation MNERNEAAVGERVRHEVDVVVVGAGPSGLAAAIALRQAGVARVEVLERESAAGGIPRHCAHTGYGVRDLRRVMSGPRYARHYAQAARAAGVELSTTAMVTGWSADGGLEVSSPAGLRTVHASAVLLATGARERGRAARWVPGDRGEGVYTTGQLQQEVYLRGQQVGSRALVVGAEHVSFSAVTTLRHAGVEVVGLTTELPQHQSYAVFNFATRMLYKTPLLTGTRVVELRGRPRLTHAVLMRLSDGRQLTVPCDTIVFTGDWIPDHELARTAGLQMDPATLGPTIDATGSTSRPGIFAAGNLCHPVETADVAALGGRHVGGVIARWLADRSSQVAGAGVPIEVGEALAWVSPQRIGSTAELPARGRLILRPRVFATLPWIRVNQGERVLWQRQVPKLIPSRPTLLPATWLARVDPHGPAVRIEVLV, from the coding sequence ATGAACGAGCGAAACGAGGCCGCTGTGGGTGAGCGTGTCAGGCACGAAGTGGACGTCGTGGTGGTCGGAGCCGGGCCCTCCGGGCTCGCGGCCGCGATCGCGCTGCGCCAGGCAGGTGTGGCACGGGTCGAGGTGCTCGAACGAGAGTCGGCGGCGGGCGGCATCCCCCGGCACTGCGCCCACACGGGCTACGGCGTGCGGGACCTGCGCCGGGTGATGTCGGGGCCGCGGTACGCCCGGCACTACGCACAGGCCGCCCGTGCTGCCGGAGTGGAGTTGAGCACCACGGCGATGGTTACTGGCTGGTCAGCCGACGGTGGTCTCGAGGTGTCCTCACCGGCCGGGCTGCGCACCGTGCACGCCTCCGCTGTCCTGCTCGCCACCGGTGCCCGGGAACGCGGCCGTGCGGCACGCTGGGTGCCGGGGGACCGGGGGGAGGGCGTCTACACCACGGGCCAGTTGCAGCAGGAGGTGTACTTGCGCGGCCAGCAGGTCGGGAGCAGGGCGCTGGTGGTCGGTGCCGAGCACGTCAGCTTCTCGGCCGTGACGACGCTGCGCCACGCCGGTGTGGAGGTCGTGGGCCTGACCACCGAACTGCCCCAGCACCAGAGCTATGCGGTGTTCAATTTCGCCACCCGCATGCTGTACAAGACCCCGCTGCTGACCGGTACTAGGGTGGTCGAGCTGCGCGGACGCCCGCGGCTGACCCATGCCGTGCTGATGCGCCTCTCCGACGGGCGCCAGCTGACGGTGCCCTGCGACACCATCGTGTTCACTGGTGACTGGATACCCGACCACGAGTTGGCAAGGACGGCCGGTCTCCAGATGGACCCAGCCACCCTCGGGCCTACGATCGACGCGACCGGATCCACCAGCCGGCCGGGGATCTTCGCTGCGGGCAACCTCTGCCATCCAGTGGAGACCGCGGACGTGGCAGCCCTGGGCGGTCGGCACGTCGGTGGTGTGATTGCCCGGTGGCTGGCCGACCGCTCCTCCCAGGTGGCTGGCGCGGGTGTACCAATCGAAGTGGGCGAAGCGCTGGCCTGGGTGAGCCCGCAACGGATCGGTTCGACAGCGGAGCTGCCTGCACGGGGCAGGCTGATCCTGCGCCCGCGGGTGTTCGCCACGCTTCCCTGGATCCGGGTCAACCAGGGCGAGCGCGTGCTCTGGCAGCGGCAGGTGCCGAAGTTGATCCCTTCACGCCCTACGTTGCTGCCTGCGACCTGGCTGGCGCGGGTGGACCCGCATGGTCCCGCGGTACGCATCGAGGTCCTGGTGTGA
- a CDS encoding NAD(P)/FAD-dependent oxidoreductase has translation MTGSQEAPDEEFDVAVVGAGVVGCAIARAFAQRGMSVALLDSRSDVGDVTSKANTAILHTGYDAKPGTLESRLVARGYQLLGDYAAKAGIPVEPLGALLVAWDVEQAETLPELAEQAVANGYEHTRQVDAEEVRRREPHLGDGQFGALEVPGESIICPWTTTLAFATEAVRHGARLLLGHTVLGVEPAEEHVVLDTDRGKVRARHVVNAAGLGSDEVHRMFGHKSFSVTPRRGQLIVFDKLARSLLNHILLPVPSKFGKGVLVSPTVYGNVMLGPTAENMDDRTATESTEDGMAMLRDKGRRILPALLDEEVTTVYAGLRAATEHSDYQISFHPEQRYVCVGGIRSTGLTSSLAIAEHLTEQMAAWPGLDLSGPPLEAAPPRMPSIGQAQARPHQDAGLIAQDPAYGEIVCFCERVSRGEIRDALHSDIPPADIGGLRRRTRAGMGRCQGFFCGSAVSRMIRDGADAPIAAEIIK, from the coding sequence GTGACAGGCAGTCAGGAAGCACCTGATGAGGAGTTCGACGTCGCCGTTGTTGGCGCGGGAGTTGTCGGCTGCGCAATAGCCCGCGCATTCGCCCAGCGCGGCATGTCGGTGGCACTGCTCGACTCCCGGTCCGATGTCGGCGATGTCACGAGCAAGGCCAACACCGCCATCCTGCACACCGGCTACGACGCCAAGCCCGGGACGTTGGAATCCCGGCTGGTGGCCAGGGGATACCAGCTGCTCGGCGACTACGCCGCAAAGGCCGGCATCCCCGTCGAGCCACTGGGTGCGCTGTTGGTCGCCTGGGATGTCGAGCAGGCCGAGACGCTGCCGGAGCTGGCAGAACAGGCCGTCGCCAACGGCTACGAGCACACCCGCCAGGTGGACGCTGAGGAGGTGCGGCGAAGAGAACCACATCTCGGTGACGGGCAGTTCGGCGCCCTGGAGGTCCCTGGCGAGTCGATCATCTGCCCGTGGACGACAACACTGGCCTTCGCCACCGAAGCCGTCCGGCACGGTGCGCGGCTGCTACTCGGCCACACCGTGCTGGGCGTCGAACCCGCCGAGGAGCACGTGGTGCTGGACACCGACCGCGGCAAGGTGCGCGCCCGGCACGTGGTGAACGCCGCAGGGCTGGGCAGCGACGAAGTGCACCGCATGTTCGGCCACAAGAGTTTCTCCGTTACGCCGCGGCGTGGGCAGCTCATCGTGTTCGACAAACTCGCACGCTCGCTGCTGAACCACATCCTGCTGCCCGTGCCCAGCAAATTTGGCAAGGGCGTGCTGGTCAGTCCCACCGTCTACGGCAACGTCATGCTCGGTCCCACGGCTGAGAACATGGACGACCGCACCGCCACCGAGTCCACCGAGGACGGCATGGCGATGCTCAGGGACAAAGGGCGTCGTATCCTGCCCGCACTACTGGACGAGGAGGTCACCACCGTCTATGCGGGCCTGCGGGCGGCGACCGAGCACAGCGACTACCAGATCTCCTTCCATCCCGAGCAGCGCTACGTGTGCGTCGGTGGGATCCGCTCCACCGGCCTGACGTCTTCACTCGCCATCGCCGAGCATCTCACCGAGCAGATGGCGGCGTGGCCAGGACTTGACCTGTCGGGCCCGCCCCTCGAAGCGGCCCCGCCGCGCATGCCCTCCATCGGACAGGCCCAGGCCAGGCCCCACCAGGACGCCGGCCTGATTGCGCAGGATCCCGCGTACGGCGAGATCGTCTGCTTCTGCGAGCGGGTCAGCCGCGGCGAGATCAGGGATGCCCTGCACAGCGATATCCCGCCGGCCGACATCGGGGGTCTGCGCCGAAGGACCCGCGCCGGAATGGGGCGCTGCCAGGGATTCTTCTGCGGTTCAGCGGTGTCCAGGATGATCCGGGACGGGGCGGACGCGCCCATCGCCGCGGAGATCATAAAATGA